Genomic window (Phragmites australis chromosome 5, lpPhrAust1.1, whole genome shotgun sequence):
TTGCAGTTTCTTCAAGGAATTCCCGCACCCTGATGACCAGCAGAGGAAGGAGCTGAGCTGGGAGCTGGGGCTGGAGCCTCTCCAGGTCAAGTTCTGGTTCCAAAACAAGCGCACCCAGATGAAGGTAGTGATCGAgattgatgcatgcatgcatgctgtgatgcatttttttttaacggAGGAGAGCTGCTGATTATATTGAATAAGAAGAAGGTTCAGACTGGACAAAATAACAGCCCAAAAGGGGTTAAACAACCAAAGAATGACAACTATAACAAAACTAACAATAGAGAACAACAACAGACAACAAACTACGGCCGGTTGGACAAAAGCCCGAACACGCGCTGCACAACTCCGACGCGTTGCCGAACCACCGTGCCATCGCACGCCGCACCGAAACGCCATGCCACCTCTGTCGCATCTTGTTGCCCATGGACGAGTACTTCAACCGCCGACCTTCGCACCACAAACACGGCCGCCCACAACCCACACCACACCTCTGCACCGCTGCACCTGCCGCCGGCCGCCACAACATTGAGCATCATTGAGCACGGCTGCCCTTCGCCGAACCAGCCACCGCTAAGCACCTTGCAAAAATTTCATTCTTGTAGATCCTTACTGAAAATTTTGATAAACACTAGCATTGTCAATTTATATGGACTTCGGTTTTTCTAAAGTTGGACCAGGCTTAGGTCTTTAGATGTTATCCTTCAAACTTGTAAACGGCTCTGTGCGCACATGTGCGGATCATAGTGTCATAATAATCACTATTGTTCCAATCTGgtataaagagaaagaaaaaaaaacagctacACGTGATAGGttaaaaatgatattatttttttagcacCGGATCTCGTTATCTTAGAGTCTTCGGACCGATGAAGACTCACCCTTGCATCTTATCGGTAAAACACGCGCATGTTTGCAAAAGCACTATAGTattaggtcatgtttgtttcagcttagaATTATAATAAGCTAACTTGTTTGTTCTGAGTTGAAACAAATAGCTAACTTATTTATCCAAATTATTATAAGCTGAAGCTCAGATTATAATAATCCCATAAGCTGTAAAAATGagtttatttcagcttatttTGACTTTCTACTATATTACTCATCAAATTTAAGAAAAATTACCCGCCAATGTTACTCCTCCCACTCTACACCCGAATCTTCCACCCCCTATTAAGGGTATTACAGACTTTTATCAATAATTCAGACTCCAATAATCTAGGTTGCTAAATAGCTCACAGTTTATTTCCCTCCAAATTATCATAATCTAATATATTATAATTCATCATCTATAAGATGTTTATTATAATTCTGAGTTGAAATAAACAGGCACTTATGCTAAGTAGGCGCAGACTGGTGGCAGCAGCCTGCGATGGAGCAACACGTGATGGCGTGATGCTACCAGACTCGACACTGTCTCACCATCAGGTGGTTCCTTCTGTTCTTCATGATGTTTGTTCTCTTCAACGTGTCGGTCCTAATTTTAAATTCCAACCTAGATTTATCTCTTCTTTGATGAAGATGCAATAATATCTATGTTGACTATTTAGCCAATAAAAAGCAAATATTTTGGGCCCTCGGCTGGTGGAGATGAAGCAGTCCATAACGTACATGAATTGCAGATTCTTGATTGACGATCCGTTCGGCTAAGGGAATATTTAACGTGGGCTGATTCGTATTTCATGCACTAATTGTTCTTTAGATATTCATTCCGTCTTAATTAATGGTGTCACAATAGTACAGATTCTCTTTAATATTTGACAATCGTTACAACGCACACCATTGTACTAGTGGCTGTTTACGTGTTAAGCTCTGGTTTTCTTACCGATTAGCATGTCTGACCAGTGTTACCTAGATATTGGTGTCAAAATATAATTTGAATTGGAATATTCAATTCGGTAAAGATAATTTAAACATATAAAATATAACTCAGATTCATAAACAGAGGTTAGAATCCGATTCAGATTTGAGACGTTTGATTTGGCGAAAAAAATTGAACACCGATGCCATGCTGTGCCTGACAGAATAGCAGATTGGACGTCCTTGTCTCTGTGATCCACTCATCCACACTTGCAATCTTCAATTCCTTGCATGCATCCACCTAATAATTCATCCATGCCGATATTGTTCTGTTCCATCAGACTCAAAACTAAACCCAAATCCATGAGCCGGAGAATTGACAGCAGTAAGCAATTGGGCATGGGAGGAGGATAAGATAGTTACAGAAAGAGTGTTCCATCTCCTTAGACAATCAAGTACAATATTCACAACATGCTGATTTGCATAGTAAAGAAGAAGTAACACTAGTACCAAAGGAGATATAGATTACTtctaagaaaaagaagaagagggaagagAGGAGCAGAGCAGCCATGGATGTGCAGGCCACAGCTAGTGAAGCAAAGCTCCCAGCTCCTTATTACAAGTGTGCCATGCGTGTATATGCACGGGGAGGGCGGGTGGGCGGGCGGGCAGCCTGCGCGCGAGCGAATCCACCGATCGCCGGCGGCTGGTCTGCTCGATCAGGAGAGGTAGGTGCCGCAGACGCCGGTGCCCGCGCGGCAtccgccgcagccgcagccccTGCCGCCCACGAACACCGGCCCCTtcgcgcgcccgcgccgccgcttcCCTTCGCTGCCGTCGGGTGAGGCTGCGGCCGCGAAGATGATCATGGACAGGACGGACAGGCACAGGATGGCGGCGCAGAACACGACGTCGCCGCCCGCGATCGCCGCGGCGCCGTCGTGGGGCTCGAACA
Coding sequences:
- the LOC133917403 gene encoding uncharacterized protein LOC133917403, coding for MAGGSTVFEPHDGAAAIAGGDVVFCAAILCLSVLSMIIFAAAASPDGSEGKRRRGRAKGPVFVGGRGCGCGGCRAGTGVCGTYLS